The sequence TTGTGAGAATTTGCAGGCAAATTCGCACACTCATATTGATTTACTGAATACTCTTTTTCACCGCAGTCATAAGGTTTCCTGCAATATCTAAAATTTCCGATTTGTACATCATCAAAACCGTCATCACATGCATATCCAATAGAGTCAAGTCGATGAGCATTTTTCGGCAAGGATGCACATTCATATTGTGCTACAGAGTATTCTGCATCTTCACAAATATATGGCTTTCTGCAATACGGGATTTCGTTAATCTCGACTTTGTCAAAGCCATCATCGCATTCAAATCCAATCTTCTTATTCTTCTTTCGACGAGCATTTTTGGGAAGCCCCTGACATTCATATTTACTGACGAAAAACTCATCTTCACTACAGTCATAGGGCTTTATACAATCATAATCTTCGTAAAGCTTAACTTTATCAAACCCTTTTTTACAAGTAAAACCCACACCCTTGTTCTTCTTTGCATTTTCAGGAAGTTCTGCGCACGTCCATTTATCTACAGCATATTCAAATTCACCACAATCATAAGGCTTGCGACATTCTCCATCCTGATAGAAAAATCCCTTCTCACAGTTTTGCACCATGTTACCATTTTCATCAACATTATAATTTTTCACGCAGCGCAAATAATTTGCAGAGGCTCCTCGATACACACGAACCGGACCTATTTCAAAATTATACCGATCTCTATATGCAGAATAATACACTACAGAGGCATCCTCAGCCTCTGTGGTAGAGAACGTCTCAATATGTTTAAAATCCTTATATAGATACCTTAGAGGGAACTCTCCTCTTTTTCCTGTTTTAAAAAAACGCGCCGCCGCTGTTGGGTCATCCTCTACATACCCCCTATAATATTCGGCACCAAGAATCATCAATTGACCGCCATATTTCAATCCAAACATTTTAGATGTTTCAAAACTTTCGCCTTCATTATAGGCAAATTCGCTAAGGGAATCAAATTCAGCAACTGTGGGAACATGCCATCCACTTGGGCAAATCCCCTGATGCATTCGCTTTACATAATCATTAACATTTTCGTCATCATATGCTTTTTTTGCAGGTAGTTTCATTGCGGTATGCCACGGATACATTCGACCAAACTTTTGGCAATTACTTTCCTTACCGCCAAAACAGTAGGATGGAGATGCCTTGTACTTAAGATTTTCTGCCATCCACGTGTATTCCCCGATTTTAATGGTTTTATACTTCCTGCCATCGCGATTATCAACAAGAGTTCCTGCAATTGAACAAGTAACACCCCAAAAGAGTAATGACACCAATAGTCGTTTTACAAACATACTCAGCACCCTTTAGTCACCAAAGAATTAGTTAAACAAGCCCCTGGAAGCGAGTTCAAAGTTGCAACTTCCAGGAGCCTTTTTTAGAAATAGATTTTATTTAATGTTGAGACATTTTTTGAAATTGGAAACATCTTCTGTTGGCTTTCCCGGCTTTTTGTCTCCGTGGATTCCTTCAATGGAAAATGTTGTTGATAGTTTCCTTACATTCAATAAATTTTTGTTGGCGTCCTTACACTTTTGTATAAGCAAAGTTTCGCAAGAATCTATTTCTTCTGGGCAACTTTTCCGATTGTTCAACACAACAAAATAGATTTGCAGCCCTGTTTTCGTTGCACAAGCAAGAAAGTCATTGAGCATAGCCTTCTTGTGCGTTGAAAAACACTCGTCCTTGAAGGAGGTGTTCGTTTTGCCAACATAAATCGGAGTAGACCCTTTTGTCACAGCATTTGCAAAAACATAGCAGCCTTTCTTATTAGCATACTCAGAGAAAGGTGCTGATCTCCATAATGCGGCATTAACATCTTTCAACTGAGAAATTGATACCGAGCCTCCCTTAATTTTCTTTGGAGCAGTGGGAACAGGGATAGGACCATGAATGGTGAATTTCACTGACATTAATTATTCCCCTTTTTTTCTGAATCAGCAAGACAACGAACTGATAAACCATCATTAAATGTGTGCCTCCCAAAAGAAGCAACATCCAAATAATCAAGCAATTCCATTGCTTCAGCTTTATCGTTCCTTGAATCTGTCGTCCAAAAATAGGCCGATTTCCCAAAATCATTTTTTACTGTTGAACCAGAAGGCAGAGCATTGAACCCTAATTCATCCAAGCCATTTTTCTTAGGCCAATTAGTTTTTGATTTCAAAATACTAGCATTGTTGTCAACATAAGCAAATAGTACTCTCCACTCATCTTTTGATGGGATATGCCAACCCATTGGACAAAGATCTTTGATTTGATTCCAAGAATAAAGCCTTCCATACTCCTTACAATTTCTTTTATCGTTTGCATAGCAAGAACTTCCTTTTTCGTTATACGCCAAATTTTCAGCCATCCATTTTTGATTTCCTATGGTCACTGTTTTATACACCTTTTTATCACGTTTATCTTTAAAGGTTCCTACAGCAACAGCATCAATTTCATAGTTTTTCATACAACGAATTGGTTCAGCAACCCAATCCGCCTGGGTTTCATCAAGTCTGCTTACCCAGTTATCATTGAAAAAGAACCATTTATAATAGTATTTTTCATTATGTGTAGATGTCCAAAATGCAACAGCATGTCCATTCGGATCAAATCGGTCAATTTTATTCTCAGATAATTGAGCATTACCAACAGGAAGCACATTAAAACCTAGTTCATCCCATCCATTATTACTCTCCCACCCACTTCTACTCTTCAATTTTTCACCGCTATCATCTCCAACAGCCCAAAGCAACCGTTTTATTTCATAACGAGAAGGAAGATGCCACCCAGCAGGGCATGCCTTTTCGGCATCTTCCCACTTATATAGCCTGCCATATTTCTCACACTCCAAAGGATCATTATTGTGACAATAACTATTTTTTGTTTCAAAGTTTAGGTTCTCCGCAAGCCATGTTTGTTGATTTATTTGTACAGTTTTGTATTCTTTTTTGTCTCTGCTGTCTACAAATTTACCTTGTATCACAGAGTACTTTTCTTTACTTGTTGGAGATGATTCTTCTCCTTGAATGCAACGAACTGTCATTCCAAAATAACGAGATTTTGCACATTTTGTTTTTTGAGGATCTAAGTCATCTATTGTGGTACACAAGGCGTTACCCTGATCATCACTCGATTCTTTTGACTATGTCCAATAATACGATATCCCTTCCTTATCGAAATTTCCATAAGGATCCCTAAATCCAACTGTGTAAGCATTAAAATTTGGAGCGGATACCTGATAACCTATTTCGGGAACATCATCATCCCACAAATATAACCTATCCTCATTTTTTACAAGTGTTTTAAGAGTCATCCAATCACTACGCGACGGCAATCTCCATCCTTGTGGACATGCATTTAAAGCTGCACGCCATGTATAAAACCGGCCTAGTTTCGCACACTCTTTGTCATCATTATGATAACAGAAACTATTGTGAGTATCAAAGTTCAAATTTTCCGCCATCCAAACTTGATTCTCTATCCGAATAGTTTTATATGTTTTACCATCTCTTGGATCATCTAAATTCGGAGCAGAAACAACTTCTGCAAATGTAAAAGCAACAAAAGACAAAGAACAAATTGAAATTATTTTATTCATCATATATTCTCCTTTGAAATTCATTTAATCTTTCGTTTTGCAGGCATGTCAAAAAGAATTTTGAATGCTGCCAGAAATTCAATTGCATCTGCATAAGTCCAAATGGAAACAATAGCTTGACTAGCTTTCCATTTCCCCTCGGAATCGTAACCAACAAACTTTACGACATAGTGATTTTTTATCCATTGAAACCTAAACTCTACAGAATGCCACCGTTTCGAATAAATACTGAAAGACTTACGACTATCGTCAAAACCATACCCCTTTTCATTCGCAACATCCTGAAATGTTTGACGAATTTTCTCTCGTAAATTTTCGATTTCTTTTTTTTCTTCAGCCACAGAAACCTCCATTGTATACACCTATGAAGTTCACCCTCATTCATCAAAGAGCCACATCAATTTTCAGGAAATAAAAAAGGACGCAGGTCGATGCATTTGCCTAAACGAGGCTCTCGACAGCCTTTAGACGACAAACACAAACGACCCACGCCCCAAAAGGGCTGTTGCCCATGGTCATACGACCAAAGACCCGCTTAAAAAGCCGGCACGACAAACTGAAACATACAGCAAAAAGCGGTATGCTTGCGTGAGCGTTCGCCTTATTCTCGTCTAAGGAAATGGTCGAGATTTCGTTTAGAGAACAAGAGCAAAACTCTATTTTCCACAAAAATAAATTAAAAAAGTAGTTTTCGCACAAAAAGTTTACAAATGCATTCTTTTTTTGGGAACCTGGACCAAAACGTTTCAAAAAACGTTTTTCAGACAATATGATAATCTCAAGAATACGGACAAGCAGGGCATTGCGGGGCGGCGACTGAGCTCCGCAGAGGGGGTAGCGGAAGACCCGGCCGGGTGGGTTTCGGAACTTTATTCCCGTAGGGAATGATTGTAAGGGCGGGGCCGGGGCTGCAGCGAGGGGGAAACCTCCCCCACCATCATAAGCTCACCAAGGGCATGAATGCCGAATACTCCAACATCAACAGCTACGACAGCATCCAGGTTCACGGTGGTTCCGGCTACATGCTGGAATACGCTTGCCAGCGCCTCTACCGCGACGCTCGTATTACCTCCATCTACGAAGGTACTACCCAGCTCCAGGTTGTTGCTGCCCTTCCGCACATCACCACCGGCACCTACACTTCCATGCTCGACGAACTGGAAGCAGCCGCTGTTGCACCGGAATTTGAAAGCCTCAAGGCCCGCGCAAAGGCTATGGACGACAAGTTCAAGGCTGCCATCGACTACGTCAAGGCCGCTGAAAACAACGAGTTCCTGGACCTCTGCAGCCGCCGCCTGTACGAAATGGCCGGTAACTGCGTCATGGCTCAGCTCCTCATCCGCGACGCTTCTGCAAACGCAGAACTGTTCGGCAAGAGCGCCAAGGTCTACCTGAACCTTGCTGAAGCAGAAGTGATGAAGCACTCCAACTTCATCATGAACCTGACTGCAGAACAGATCGCTGATTATAAGAAGGCTTAATCGCTGATTGGGATTGCGCGGACATAGCGCCGCGCGGTTCAGCACGTCATCCTGAATGAAGTCGCGAAAGCGACGAAATGAAGGATCCAGCAAAACTTAAAAGACCTCGACTCGAATGAGTCGGGGCCTTTTTTGCATCTTGATGATGAATACGGTTTCATAACAAGCTGCCCAAAATAGTTCATCTATTTTAGGTAGAATGAGTTGATTAACAGCGCTACTTCACTTTACTTAGGAGAGCTTGAGCGGCGGCGCTGGCAGCGGCAGCCTCACGCATACGCTTACGGGCACGGGAGCCGGGGCGATTCTTGCCGATGGTACGGCGGTTCAGGTTGTCGCCTTCGAAACCATTCTGCGGAACGGAACCATTTTGAGAACTGGGACGGTTCTGCGGGTTGGAGGCGCCTCGAACCTGTTCCGGCTTGCGACCGAATTTTTCCGCACGATTGCCACGGCGCTCTTCTCGAGACTGACGAGGCTGTTCACCATTTTCGCGGGCCTGTTCTGCAGCGCGGGCGTTACGCTTGTCGGCCTGGTGCTTACGCCAGTCGAACTTTGCGGGCTGTTGGCCTTCGCCGCGATTTTCTTCGCGACGGTCGCCCTTCTGACCACGAGGTAAACGTCCGCGAGCATTACGCATTTCGCTTTCAGGAGTTTCCTTCTGCTGTTCAGGCAACTTTTCGTAAATAGCCTTGTCACCTTCGGGAACCTTCACCTTGGTCAGCTTTTCAATGGCACGCAGATCCTGTTCTTCATCGGGAGCGCAGAAAGAAATGGCGACGCCTTCCTTGCCAGCGCGAGCCGTACGGCCAATGCGATGCACAAAAGTTTCCGGTTCGTTGGGCAGGTCATAATTGAAGACGTGGGTCACATCATCCACATCAATACCGCGAGCAGCAATATCCGTTGCCACCAGCACGCGGATACGTTCATCCTTGAAATTGCCAAGAGCTTCCTGACGACGATTCTGGCTCTTGTTGCCGTGAATGGCGGCGCACTTGACACCAGCCTTTTCCAACACACGAACAATTTTATCAGCGCCATGCTTGGTGCGAGTAAACACCAGCACCTTCTTCATCTCTTCATGAGAAGCAAGAAGTTCCTTCAACAGGGCGCCCTTGCGACGCTTATCAATGCGGTACAGTTCCTGGCGAATTCGTTCAATGGGAGTGCTCTGGGGAGCCACTTCCACACGAACCGGATTTGCACTGAGGATCGTTGCAGCCAGGTCAGAAATTTCCTTAGGCATGGTGGCGCTGAAGAACAAGTTCTGACGCTTGCCCGGAAGCACGCCCACCACCTTGCGAATGTCGTGAATGAAGCCCATATCCAGCATACGGTCAGCTTCATCCAAAACGAAAAATTCCACATTCTTGAGGGTCACGGCATGTTGGCCAATCAAATCCAGCAAGCGGCCCGGAGTTGCCACCAGAACATCTACACCGCGAACAAGAACGTTCTTCTGCTTCACATCGCTAACGCCACCGAAAATGCAGGCAGTAGAAATAGCAGTATACTGGGCATACTGCTTAAAGCATTCCTCCACCTGAATTGCCAATTCACGAGTGGGCAGCAAAATCAGGGCGCGACAAGTTTTAGGCTGACGGAACTTACCAGAGTCCAGTAAGCGCTGCAGAATAGGGAGCGCAAAGGCTGCGGTTTTGCCCGTTCCCGTCTGGGCGATACCCAGCAGGTCCTTACCCTCCAGCAAACTGGGGATGGACTGTTCCTGAATGGGAGTGGGGGTTTCGTAGCCTACAGTGCGAACAGCACGCTGCAGCGGATTTGCCAAAGGAAGTTCTTCAAATTTCATATTAAAGTCAAATGTAGAAATTTGAAGTCCAACCTATATCTTATCGCACCATCACACGAGTAGAAACTCCATTGACGCGAACCAAATAGTTCCCTGCGGAAGTCAGTTCAACAATGTGGTTTACACCGCTGATTCTGTCCTGGGCCACAATCTTGCCCTTCATATCAACAACGAGCATCTTGTCGCCCTGCTTAGCGCCAACAATGTTCAGAGTGCGACCGCTAACAGAGACACCAAAGTGACGTGCCACAGCAATGTTCTTCATGCCAGTGGAAGCATCCACAAACTTGGCCACATACACACCGTCAGAAAGAACCCACTTGTCAAAGACGTAGTCCACACCCTTCTTGGTGTAGCCTTCGGGAGCAACACCCATCAAGGCACGCTGAACGACCTCATCCGAATTTTCTACGTCGTAGTTGAACACCACTTCCATTTTTCCGGATACATCGCCAGCCTTATAATGGACAGTCTTCTGGAACAGGGCATAGAAAGTCTTTCGGCCCTTGGCTTCGGCACCGACAAACTTTACCCTGAGACCAGCGTAATCCTCAGTTTCATACCAACCCATAAACTTCCAGGATTCATCATCCTTGATGGAAGCAGATGGGAGCTGCACACCTTTACCAAGAACGTACTTTGAAACGTCGCTGGAAAGAACCGCATTTGAAGGCATCACATAGACAATCTTGTATGCCTTTGAATAAACAGGCACATAATTGCCGTATTCATCTTTTTCCCACTTACCATCAAATTCATTACCAACAGAATCCTTGTCACCAACGACAGGAACGACAATGCTAGAATCCTTCTTGGAAATTTCGGCCACAGCATCGTTAATCTTCTGATTGACATCATCATCAGAATCATCCTTGTCAATAACAACGCTGATAGCAGTGTTTCCAATGACTACGACAATCTCCTTTTCGTAAACAGGAACATAATTGCCATCATCATCCTTCTTCCATTCGCCATTGAATTCGAAACCATCTTCAGATTCAGGAACTTCAATCTTGGGATCATGATTATTCAAGGTTTCTTCAATCTTCTGCTTAATTTCTTCGTCAGAAGCATCCTTGGGAACAACAACTTCAATGGTATCCTTGCCAACAACAACTTCAATGACCTTGCTGTCATCAGGTACAACATATACCGGAGTGTACTTGTCGTCGCCATCGGCGTCTTCCCACTTGCCGTTGAAATCACGACCAGCTTCATCCTTGGCAGGAACAACAACGGCAGGATCAGTCTTGGCAGCCTCAGCTACAGCGTCATTAATCTTATCGCTGATGTCATCGGCGCTATCGCCCTTCTTGATGTCAACGGGGATGTCCTTGCCTGCAACTTCAGCCTGGACAGTCTTTTCGTAGACGGGTTCGTAATTGCCATCCTTATTCTGTTCCCATTCGCCATTGAACTGGTAGCCATCTTCATCCTTGTCGCCAACGACAGGCTTGGTTACGACTTCGCTAATCTTCTGTTCAACTTCTTCGTCAGAAGCATCCTTGGGAACAACAACTTCAATGGTATCCTTGCCAACAACAACTTCAATGACCTTGCTGTCATCAGGTACAACATATACCGGAGTGTACTTGTCGTCGCCATCGGCGTCTTCCCACTTGCCGTTGAAATCACGACCAGCTTCATCCTTGGCAGGAACAACAACGGCAGGATCAGTCTTGGCAGCCTCAGCTACAGCGTCATTAATCTTATCGCTGATGTCATCGGCGCTATCACCCTTCTTGATATCAATATCGATTTCCTTACCAGCAACAACCACCTTGATTGTTACAACATCATAAACAGGAACATAATTACCGTCCTTATCCTGTTCCCATTCGCCATTGAACTTATAACCATCGCCATCCTTGGCGGGAACTACAATTCCGGCATCCTTCACAGCATCGTTAATTTTCTGATTAACGGTTTCCTTAGAATCATCCTTTCTGACGGTAACATCAACTTGAGAACCACCCACTACAACATGAATATTCTGGTCTTCACGAGAAATGGCATCGTATTCGGGAACATATTCGCCACCATCTTCCTTCCAATGACCATTGAATTCATAAACGAAATCATCATCGGAAGGTTTTTCGGGAACCTTCAAGTCAGAATTCGGATCACGGAGCAGTTCGTTAATCTTTTCTTCAATTTCATCCTTTGAAGCATCTTCACTTACAGTGACCGTAATCTTATTTCCTCCGAGATTAACCGTCACATCAATCGTTTTCTCGGTCCACACAGCCGTATAGGAAACATTTTCTGCAGGCATCGTTTCCGGGACACTCGGATTCCAACCAGAGAAAGTATAATGTTCCTTTTCAACAACCGGAGCATTCAAGGAAGTTCCATATGAAACTTCACCAGCTGCAGTTCCTGCCGTTGCAACACTGCCACCTTCAAGATTCCAAGCCAATTTAAACTTCTTGGGAGCAACATCGATTGTCACCACAACATTCTTCTTCGGCATCACAAAACTTGTCGTCTTCGTATCTAACGTCACATCACTGGAAGACACTTCAGTAATTTTATATCCATCATGAATCAACATTGTGGGATACTTGACATTCACATCGGAAGCGCTAGACACATCTAGGTACCTAGCTTCCAGATATTCAGCAGCGTCAGTCGACGCAGCGCCAACAATCTTGAAAGTAACGGCATACAACGTCAAAGCGCTTTCATCCCAGGCAGGATACAACGTAACAGATGCATTTCCCTTATAGTAGCTTTCAAGATCATAGAACTTTTTACCACCATCAGAAAGAGACCAACCAATTTGATTGACTGTCGTTTGTACAGAGCAATTTTTACCATCCTTATCACATTTGTAGACATTTCTCGTGAAGACTTTTCCAGCCAACTTAACGGAATCCCCGTGATTCACCAATTGTGCGGCAGGAACTTCACCGACGCCATCAGTACCTTCGGCATAGTAGACGTAGTAGGATTTCACACTCCACTTGGCATAGAATTTCTTATCACCAAAGGAACCGGTAAGAATCGTCTTAATGGCTTCGCCATTAAAGTCAGCATTGTCATACCAGCCAATAAAATCATAACCATCCCTGGACGGAATCTGCAAAATAATGTTTGCAGATTCAATCGTATAGGACACAGGATTAGCAATATTATTCACGCCATTTTCACCCAATTCATAAAGAATGGCGTAGCTGACGGGAACCCACTTTGCATACAATTTCAAATCATTCAAAACCGTTTTTTCGAAATCATAAGGCAAGCCCTTGCCATCGGCAGAGGTGTACCAACCATCAAACTTATAACCATCAGCAATTGGATCTTCGGGTCTAAAAGCCGTTGAATGTTCCTTCACACGATCAATAGCCGGAGTTTCACCATGTCCATTCACATCATAGATGACGGAGTAATAAACTATCTTCGTCTCTTCCCAAACAGCATAAACATTAACATCACCCTCAGCCGCACCAAGGCTCTGAACATCAACAGCATCACTTGTCAAAGCCCAGCCCTTGAATGAGAAATACTTCGTATCTTCTCCGGTGCCTTCAGGAGCTCTAGAGGGAATTTCAATATCAGAAGAGACAATCACAGACTGTTTGGCAACTTTCTTAGCCAGTTCAGTCTTGTCACCAGCAAACTTACCACCATTAGAATGGAAGGTCACGGTTACATAGTCTTCCCACACGGCATACACCGTGCTAGAGCCAGACACCTTGCCCAGACTTTCATCCGGTTTTGTAGCAGAAGCATTCAAAGACCAACCGAGAAACTTCTTCTCGTCGCAAACAGGTTCCGTAATACCGGTAGATGTAATCGGACTATCAAACTTCAAAGCCTTGGAAGTAATAGCACCTGACGGGAATGCACAACCTGTACCGGCAGCGAAATAGATCGTGTACACAGTATTGTCAACATTATCGTTGGAAATACCGGTATTGGTGATATTGTCCGATCCGTTAGACCAAATACATTTTTCGCCACACCCTTCATTCAAATTTTCAACGGTTTCTGACGTATTTACATCAGGAAGACCTACACCGCTACCGGAACCGTTATCTTCGTTTCCGACAGGTTTATCAACAGTCTTATTGTCATAGTAGCTGTTCGCAATCGATCCTGTACCCCCGTTTTTCTGCCCCACAAGGCCGCCCAACGTACCATCGCCAGCATTGTAAACGCCATTGCCCCCATACACGCAACGTTCAATTTTTGCATTGCTAAGGGTTCCTGCAACACCGCCCACAAAGCTTGCGTTACTCAAGTTATGAATTTCAACAGAACTCAAGCAATCCTTTATCGTACCAGCTGTTGCATAGCCTGTTATACCACCAACACTCTGAGCCAAACCATCTGTAACAATAGAGCCGGAGGCATAACATCCACTGACCGTACCATCTTCCTGCCATGCGACAATAGTACCCACACTAATGGGGCGGCTTCCTCCTCTTTCCTGTATACCCGTAGCCTTAATTTCCACATTTTCAAGAACCACATTTTCAATCACAGCTTCTGTCGTTATCACACCGAACAGGGCCACATTCTGATCATCACTATCGATTTTCAAATTACGGATAGGATATCCCTGGCCATTAAAATTACCAACATACCGACGACCACTATTTTCATTACCCATCGGCTCAAAGTTTTCGGTACAGGTCATATCAATAGGACCAGTCACAATCGCATTAAGCCCGGCATTGGGGAAGGACGCAGATTTCGTCATAAGGGAGCCTTTTTTCTGGCAATTATTGTCGCCATACACATAGTCATAACCAGACGGGCAAACAATCGTGTTTACCAAACTGGAAAATTCCACCAAGTTTTCGCACGTTGCAATGACCTTGTACGTTTTACTACTGACCGTGGTATCTTTAAGCGCAGCAAAAGACTGACCTACCAACAGCAGGACAAACAAAACAGACAAAAAAACACAATTAAGCGATTTCATAAAAAAAGCGCCTCCATTTACGTTAAAAATAAGCATTTACCCCCAAAATAGGGAGCAGCCACCCATTATATGTGACCAATGACACCCAAGAAGCACTCCAATTTGGAATAAACGAGTCAAATTCATCAAAAATAAGGGATAAAATGCGGTAAAAAGGACATTTTCTCGAAAAAACATTTGCACGACAAGCCAACATTGCGTAAGTTTAGTGGTAGTTTTTGCTTATCTCGGGAGTTTTTTCAAATGGCTTTAATTCGAAAAATACTGACATTCTTGGCCTTCATGGCTGCGGTCGTCTTGGCTGCGCCATCTATGCCGGCAACATCTGTGGAGAAGACACAGAAGGTTCTACAGGCAAAGTCCAAGACATCAAAGAGTGCCAAAAAGGCAAAGAAATCCAAGAAGAAGAAAAAGAAAAAAGAACAGGCAGAACAGGCTGTCGAGACTGCTGAAGAAGAATCCGCAGCAGAATCTTCTACAGAAGCCGTTGAAGATAACGCCGAAGAACAGACCGCCGAGGCCGAAGTTCCGCAGGAAGAACAGTCTGACCTTGAAAGTGCATTTGAGGAAGTGCAGTCCAGTGTCGCACCGGAACAAGCACCCACTCCCCCGGCAGAATCCGCACTTCAACCTGTTGCAGAACCGACTCCGCAACCTGAGGCCAAGCCCGCAGCACAGCCCGCCCCTCAACCGGCTGCACAGCCCGCAACACAAGCATCAGCACAGCCAGCAGCCAAGGCAACTGCAGTTAATCCGGCGGTACTGAACACGAAGCCCGGTCAGCAGACATTTATCCTGAGAGGCACCTCGACACAGGCGACCACTGCAGCAGTTGCAGACACAGCAAACAAGGTTGAAGACGAGACTCTCACCGAAAAGAAGACTTACGCCAACCGCTTCAAGGCCATGCGCAAGAAGAAGAGCGTCGCGGAATACGACAGCACCCAGAACGCCATCAGAGACAGCATCGCCTCGATTACCTACAACTTCGGTCTTTCCTTTATCGGAGGAAGAGCCAAGGACAAGCGTTTGGGCAATCTCGAAGAAAACAGCGACTGGGACGGAAACTTTGGCGTATATCTTTTCTATCGATACTACTTTACCAGTTTCTTTGCCTTGCAGGGACGCCTTGGCGCCATATACCGTTATGCAAGATTCACAAAGAATGACGAAATCAAGGACGGAATCACATACAAGGAAACCCAATTTGACGTCAACAACAAGCTTACCGTAGACTATCATGACATCGCCGTTGACGCTCCTCTTACACTGAAACTCGGAGCTCACACCGGCCACACAACGTTCATTTTCCTCAGCCT is a genomic window of Fibrobacter sp. UWH6 containing:
- a CDS encoding InlB B-repeat-containing protein; its protein translation is MSVLFVLLLVGQSFAALKDTTVSSKTYKVIATCENLVEFSSLVNTIVCPSGYDYVYGDNNCQKKGSLMTKSASFPNAGLNAIVTGPIDMTCTENFEPMGNENSGRRYVGNFNGQGYPIRNLKIDSDDQNVALFGVITTEAVIENVVLENVEIKATGIQERGGSRPISVGTIVAWQEDGTVSGCYASGSIVTDGLAQSVGGITGYATAGTIKDCLSSVEIHNLSNASFVGGVAGTLSNAKIERCVYGGNGVYNAGDGTLGGLVGQKNGGTGSIANSYYDNKTVDKPVGNEDNGSGSGVGLPDVNTSETVENLNEGCGEKCIWSNGSDNITNTGISNDNVDNTVYTIYFAAGTGCAFPSGAITSKALKFDSPITSTGITEPVCDEKKFLGWSLNASATKPDESLGKVSGSSTVYAVWEDYVTVTFHSNGGKFAGDKTELAKKVAKQSVIVSSDIEIPSRAPEGTGEDTKYFSFKGWALTSDAVDVQSLGAAEGDVNVYAVWEETKIVYYSVIYDVNGHGETPAIDRVKEHSTAFRPEDPIADGYKFDGWYTSADGKGLPYDFEKTVLNDLKLYAKWVPVSYAILYELGENGVNNIANPVSYTIESANIILQIPSRDGYDFIGWYDNADFNGEAIKTILTGSFGDKKFYAKWSVKSYYVYYAEGTDGVGEVPAAQLVNHGDSVKLAGKVFTRNVYKCDKDGKNCSVQTTVNQIGWSLSDGGKKFYDLESYYKGNASVTLYPAWDESALTLYAVTFKIVGAASTDAAEYLEARYLDVSSASDVNVKYPTMLIHDGYKITEVSSSDVTLDTKTTSFVMPKKNVVVTIDVAPKKFKLAWNLEGGSVATAGTAAGEVSYGTSLNAPVVEKEHYTFSGWNPSVPETMPAENVSYTAVWTEKTIDVTVNLGGNKITVTVSEDASKDEIEEKINELLRDPNSDLKVPEKPSDDDFVYEFNGHWKEDGGEYVPEYDAISREDQNIHVVVGGSQVDVTVRKDDSKETVNQKINDAVKDAGIVVPAKDGDGYKFNGEWEQDKDGNYVPVYDVVTIKVVVAGKEIDIDIKKGDSADDISDKINDAVAEAAKTDPAVVVPAKDEAGRDFNGKWEDADGDDKYTPVYVVPDDSKVIEVVVGKDTIEVVVPKDASDEEVEQKISEVVTKPVVGDKDEDGYQFNGEWEQNKDGNYEPVYEKTVQAEVAGKDIPVDIKKGDSADDISDKINDAVAEAAKTDPAVVVPAKDEAGRDFNGKWEDADGDDKYTPVYVVPDDSKVIEVVVGKDTIEVVVPKDASDEEIKQKIEETLNNHDPKIEVPESEDGFEFNGEWKKDDDGNYVPVYEKEIVVVIGNTAISVVIDKDDSDDDVNQKINDAVAEISKKDSSIVVPVVGDKDSVGNEFDGKWEKDEYGNYVPVYSKAYKIVYVMPSNAVLSSDVSKYVLGKGVQLPSASIKDDESWKFMGWYETEDYAGLRVKFVGAEAKGRKTFYALFQKTVHYKAGDVSGKMEVVFNYDVENSDEVVQRALMGVAPEGYTKKGVDYVFDKWVLSDGVYVAKFVDASTGMKNIAVARHFGVSVSGRTLNIVGAKQGDKMLVVDMKGKIVAQDRISGVNHIVELTSAGNYLVRVNGVSTRVMVR